Below is a genomic region from Calditerricola satsumensis.
GGTTTGGGCTTGGTGCGCCGCCCGTTTGTGTGGAACGGCTTCTTGCTGGTGTTGGTGGCCGTGGCCTTTGTTGACGTGGCCTACTTGCGCCACGCGGCGTTTGGCGCGGGGGAGCCGCTGCTTGCCTATTTCGCGCTCCCGGCCGGGGTGCTGGCATGGGCCGTCGCCGGAGCGTGGTGGAAGGCGCGCCTCACCCATCGTCGGGCCTTTGTGCCCACGCTGTTTTACCTGTTTGCGGGCACGCTCCTCGAGGCCGTTCCGGTGCTCCGGGGCGACAACCCCGTGCAGATCGCCCTAATGCTGATCCCGCTTCTTTGCTGCAACACGTGGCAGGTGCTGACGCTGCACAAGCTGACCGGATCGGAAGAAACCGAGGAGGCCAAACGACGGGTGTCGCTTGGCCTGGGTGCGGCGCGGCCGCGGCGCGGGTGATCAGTTGAGCTCGTGCAACCGGCGGTCGGTTCCGGTGATCAGTTCCGAAACGGTGACGAAGCGATAGCCGCGCTTCTTCAGCTCGTCGATGATGATGGGCAACGCTTCGTGGGTCTGCTTGACGGAATCGCTGGCGTGAAACAGGACGATGTCACCCGGGTGCGCTTTCGACAGCACGCGGTTGATGATCGTTTGCACGCCGGGGTTCTTCCAGTCAAGGGAGTCGGTGTCCCACTGGATGACGGTGTAGCCGAGCTCGTGGGCGATGCGCAGCACCCGCTTGTCAAAATCACCGTTGGGCAGCCGGATCAGCCGCGGAGGCTTTCCGGTCAGTTCGGTGAGGATGCGGTGGGCTGTTTGAATCTGCTTGCGGATTTCCTCATCCGACAGCGTGGAGTAGTTGACGTGTCGGTGGCCGTGGGAGCCGATTTCCGCGCCCATCTTGACGATGCGCTTGACGATCTCCGGGTGGTCGCGGCTCCAGGGGGAGGAAAGGAAAAAGGTGACGCGGTCGGCGATTCCTTTTTGCTCGAGGACGTCGAGGATGGGGCCGGCGCGCTCTTCGCCCCAGCTGATGTCGAAGGTGAGGGCGATCTTCTTTTCGTCGGTGGGGACGTTGTAGATCGCTTTTGGCCCGTCGGCCGGCGCGAAGACGGTGATCTGGTCCCGTTCGGCATAAACGACGCCAAGGGCGAAGAGGAACGCGGCCGCGACCACGAAGGCTTGCTTCCACTTCCGCCCGTTGATGACCCAGAACCAGGCCATACCGGTTCACCTCCTGCGTGGAGTCGTCCTTCTCCACTTTTATGCGCGGTGGACGGGGATATGATGGGAGGCGAAGGACTGTGTGGAGCGCGTTGCGTGACGCCTTGGCGGACAAGCGGCGGTACTTGGCGATAGCGACCGCGTGGTTTGCCCTGTGGGCGGTGCTCGGGTATGTGAGCTTTGACGCGCTGTGGGCACAGCGGCCCGATGTGGTGGACAGCTTGTTTGCCCGGTTGCGCGAACTGGCCGAGGCGATTGCCGCCCGTCAGAGCTGGACCTATTTTTTTGGCACCATCCTGCTGAACAACCTCGTTGTTGCGGCGTCGACGGTGGGGCTGGGCATCTTTTTTGGCTTGTTCCCCCTGGCGGCGCTTGCGACCAACGGTCTCGTGATCGGCTTTTTCCTGCGCATGCTGGCGCGCCAAGGTGAAGATCCGCTGGCGTGGTTTCTCGCGGGCATTCTGCCCCATGGCGTGCTGGAGTTTCCGGCTTTGCTGCTTGCCGGCGCGTTCGGGTTGGCCTTGGGCGTGCGTTCCGTGCAGCTGCTCGGCGGGCTTTTGTCCCCCATGGCGCGGCAGGCGGCGCTTGACCGGTTTGCGCGCGACCTGCGCCAACTGCCGGTGGTGGTAGCGGCCATCGCCGTCCTTCTTCTGGGCGCGGCGCTGATCGAGTCGACGGTCACGCCGCTCGTCGTCGACTGGCTCCAGTTGCGGTGACGGGGCGCATCTCGGCGTCTTGTCCGTGCATAAGCCCGCCGCCAGTTGTCTTACACTAGAGCCAAGAAGAAGGCGAGGTGAAGGCAACGGTGGCGGTGCTCGGATTTCTCCTCTCGGGAAAGGAATGCAAAGAGCTGGAGTACCTGCTGCGCCGTGAACTGGAAGAAATGCTCCTCGACTTGAACGACCGGCGCCTGGACAGCGTCGTCCGCCGGGCCATCGAGGACCGCTATGCGGTGATCTTCCGCCTGTACGCGCGCATCGCGCCGCCGCAAGAGTTGGCGCGCTACGCCCGCAAGCGCATGACGCACTGATCATGGTACAATGAACCCATGAGGGGATTTTCGCGACTTCCGATTCGTTGGAAAATTACGTTTCTTTCCATTGCCATTGTCTTTCTGGTCTTGATCGCGTTTGTGGCCCGCATCCTCGTCTACGGATCGGCGGTAGAAGAGCGAGAGCGCGGGCAGCGCGCGCTCCTCGTCGCGCAGTCGGTGGCGGCCATGCCCACCGTACAGGAGGCCTTGCTCCGGCCGGATGGGCACACGCTGCTCCAACCGGTCGTGGAGCGCATCCGGGTCGTCAACCAGGTGGATTACATCGTGGTCCTCAACATGGACCGCGTGCGCTACACGCACCCGCTCTCGTCGCGCATCGGCACGCGTCTTGAGGCCGCCGACGCGGGACCGGCCTTTGCCGAGCACACGTACCTGTCGAAGGAGAAGGGCGTCCTGGGCACGGCGGTGCGCGCCTTTGTTCCGGTGATTGACCGGGACGGCCGCCAGATCGGCGTCGTCCTCGTCGGCGTGCTGCTGCCGACGTGGGGCGCCATGCTGGCCGCCGTGTGGCGCGAGCTCGCGGTGACGGCCGGAGCGGCCTTGCTGCTGGGGGCGGCGGGGTCGTGGCTCTTGGCCTGGCACATCAAACGGCAGATCTACAACCTGGAGCCCTACCAGATTGCCCAGCTGTTCGAAGAGCGGATGGCCGTCTTCAACGCCATCCACGAGGGGATTGTGGCCATTGACGCCCAGGAGCGGATCACCATCATCAACGAGGCGGCCAAACGCCTCCTCGGCATCACCGGCAATCCCGTGGGGCAGCCGATCCGTGCCGTCATTCCCGACACCCGCTTGCCCGAGATTTTGCACTCGGGCAAGCCGGTATTTGGCCAGGAGATTCGCGTGCGCGGTGCGCATATCGTCTCGACGCGCGTGCCGATCCGTTCCGGTGGTCGGGTGGTGGGGGCTGTCGGCGTTTTCCAGGACCGCACCGACGTGCATCGGCTGGCCGAAGAGCTGACCGGAGTAAAGGCGCTGGTTGACGCGTTGCGCGCGCAAAATCACGAACATTTGAATAAATTGCATACGTTGGCGGGTTTGATCCAGCTGGGCCAGACCAGAGAGGCCCTTTCGTTCATCACCCAAACGACCCAGGAACAAGAGGCGCTCTCTCGCTTCGTCCTGAAGCGCATTGGCGATCCGGCCGTGGCCGGGGTGCTGCTCGGAAAAGTGAGCCGCGGCCGCGAGCGGGGGATTCGCGTGGTCCTGGACGAGGCCAGTTGCCTTGAGACCTTGCCCGATGGTGTAAGCAGTTACGACCTGGTGGTGGTGCTGGGCAACCTGCTGGAAAACGCGATGGATGCCTTGGAAACGGTTTCCCAAAAAGACAAAGAGGTCTATGTGCGCATTGACCAAACGCCGGATGCGCTGTCCATCACCGTGGCCGACAACGGCCCGGGCATCCCCGCAGCGCTCCTGTCGCGCATGTTTGAGCGGGGGTTCACGACAACGGGAGACCCGAACCGGGGGATTGGCTTGTCCCTTGTTCGGGAGATTGTGGAAAACGCCGGCGGCGAGATTGCCGTCGACTCGGCTGTCGGGGAAGGAACCGTGTTTCACATCACCCTTCCGATGCGGCAACCGGGCGCACGACCGGGAGAAGGGGGTGGGGAGAACCATGGAGGTCATTCGCACCTTGCTGGTTGAAGACGACCCCTTGGTGTGCGATGTGAATCGCCAAATGGTCGAGCGCGTTCCCGGGTTTCGCGTGGTGGGGATGGCGCGGGACGGCTTCGAGGCCCTGCGTCTGGCCAAGGCGGTGCGTCCCCACCTCGTGCTGCTGGACATTTACATGCCGGGCCAGGACGGCTTGACCCTGCTCAAGACGTGGCGGAAGGAAGAGGCGGACATTGACGTGATCGCCGTCACCGCGGCGCAGGACGCGCCGACGGTGGAAACGCTCTTTCGCTACGGGGCCGTCGATTACTTGGTCAAGCCCTTTCGCTTTGAACGCCTCAAGGCGGCGCTGGAGCGGTACCGGCAGTTTCGCCAGCTGGCGACGGGGAAGACCGTGGAGCAGGACGACTGGGACCATCTCCGAGGGGGAATAGAAGCCGAGGCGACACTGCCGAAGGGGTTGCACGCGTGGACCTTGCAGCAGGTGGAAGACCTGCTGGCGGCGAGCGCCACACCGCTTACGGCGGACGAGGTGGCGGCCGGCCTTGGGTTGTCGCGGGTGACGGCCCGACGGTACCTGGATTATCTGAACCGCTTGGGGCGCGTGCGATTGGAGATGGAATACGGGACGGTTGGGCGACCGGCCCACCGGTATCGGTGGGTGGGGGGATCACCGGCATAAACCCGGGAGGCGGGGATGGCCATGTGGCGAAAGCGGTGGAAACGAAGCGGAGCATGCGTCTTGCTGTTGATG
It encodes:
- a CDS encoding KinB-signaling pathway activation protein; this encodes MTVRKWLSWFGKTLAVGAGSALITGLFLTRATLTSPSEVLVAAVSYAWFGLLFGAVSQMGLFAFLWVQRLGLGLVRRPFVWNGFLLVLVAVAFVDVAYLRHAAFGAGEPLLAYFALPAGVLAWAVAGAWWKARLTHRRAFVPTLFYLFAGTLLEAVPVLRGDNPVQIALMLIPLLCCNTWQVLTLHKLTGSEETEEAKRRVSLGLGAARPRRG
- the pdaB gene encoding polysaccharide deacetylase family sporulation protein PdaB, producing MAWFWVINGRKWKQAFVVAAAFLFALGVVYAERDQITVFAPADGPKAIYNVPTDEKKIALTFDISWGEERAGPILDVLEQKGIADRVTFFLSSPWSRDHPEIVKRIVKMGAEIGSHGHRHVNYSTLSDEEIRKQIQTAHRILTELTGKPPRLIRLPNGDFDKRVLRIAHELGYTVIQWDTDSLDWKNPGVQTIINRVLSKAHPGDIVLFHASDSVKQTHEALPIIIDELKKRGYRFVTVSELITGTDRRLHELN
- a CDS encoding stage II sporulation protein M; this encodes MWSALRDALADKRRYLAIATAWFALWAVLGYVSFDALWAQRPDVVDSLFARLRELAEAIAARQSWTYFFGTILLNNLVVAASTVGLGIFFGLFPLAALATNGLVIGFFLRMLARQGEDPLAWFLAGILPHGVLEFPALLLAGAFGLALGVRSVQLLGGLLSPMARQAALDRFARDLRQLPVVVAAIAVLLLGAALIESTVTPLVVDWLQLR
- a CDS encoding ATP-binding protein; amino-acid sequence: MRGFSRLPIRWKITFLSIAIVFLVLIAFVARILVYGSAVEERERGQRALLVAQSVAAMPTVQEALLRPDGHTLLQPVVERIRVVNQVDYIVVLNMDRVRYTHPLSSRIGTRLEAADAGPAFAEHTYLSKEKGVLGTAVRAFVPVIDRDGRQIGVVLVGVLLPTWGAMLAAVWRELAVTAGAALLLGAAGSWLLAWHIKRQIYNLEPYQIAQLFEERMAVFNAIHEGIVAIDAQERITIINEAAKRLLGITGNPVGQPIRAVIPDTRLPEILHSGKPVFGQEIRVRGAHIVSTRVPIRSGGRVVGAVGVFQDRTDVHRLAEELTGVKALVDALRAQNHEHLNKLHTLAGLIQLGQTREALSFITQTTQEQEALSRFVLKRIGDPAVAGVLLGKVSRGRERGIRVVLDEASCLETLPDGVSSYDLVVVLGNLLENAMDALETVSQKDKEVYVRIDQTPDALSITVADNGPGIPAALLSRMFERGFTTTGDPNRGIGLSLVREIVENAGGEIAVDSAVGEGTVFHITLPMRQPGARPGEGGGENHGGHSHLAG
- a CDS encoding response regulator; protein product: MEVIRTLLVEDDPLVCDVNRQMVERVPGFRVVGMARDGFEALRLAKAVRPHLVLLDIYMPGQDGLTLLKTWRKEEADIDVIAVTAAQDAPTVETLFRYGAVDYLVKPFRFERLKAALERYRQFRQLATGKTVEQDDWDHLRGGIEAEATLPKGLHAWTLQQVEDLLAASATPLTADEVAAGLGLSRVTARRYLDYLNRLGRVRLEMEYGTVGRPAHRYRWVGGSPA